A DNA window from Heliomicrobium undosum contains the following coding sequences:
- a CDS encoding DUF3793 family protein — translation MMEKAEPRFDDWKKSLDNKTAAQARFERWLFLYLSKVLFSGKPGELLRFSAPFFGRTVMDTLNESKAMASLWGLSTYHLRWSAQSAHVFFYDRQKLEGVLRGVAQNRLFHFLGYGPSVTAMSFLDGLAERWRQTGQIPHEIGIAVGYPLKDVLGYMGLVDLPKRMVREWCIYGREGASLQRKEQYDLGLQRGLEYLRTDQSAMIRDELCGHRSYTTYVCPEGDVAVQEDQ, via the coding sequence ATGATGGAAAAAGCGGAGCCTCGGTTTGATGATTGGAAAAAGAGCCTCGACAACAAAACGGCAGCGCAAGCCCGTTTTGAGCGATGGCTCTTTCTTTATCTGTCCAAGGTGCTTTTTTCCGGGAAACCGGGGGAATTGCTGCGGTTTTCGGCGCCTTTTTTTGGCCGAACCGTAATGGATACATTGAATGAGTCGAAGGCGATGGCCTCGCTTTGGGGCCTGTCAACATATCATTTACGCTGGAGCGCGCAATCGGCCCATGTCTTTTTTTATGATCGCCAGAAACTTGAGGGAGTTTTGCGAGGTGTGGCCCAAAACCGCTTGTTTCATTTTTTGGGATACGGACCGAGTGTGACTGCCATGTCCTTCCTGGATGGATTGGCGGAGCGGTGGCGGCAGACGGGACAGATCCCGCATGAGATCGGCATCGCTGTCGGCTACCCGCTCAAGGATGTGCTGGGTTACATGGGCCTTGTCGATTTACCAAAGCGGATGGTGCGTGAATGGTGCATTTACGGCAGGGAAGGGGCGTCTCTCCAGCGAAAGGAACAGTATGATCTGGGATTGCAGCGAGGGCTGGAGTACTTGCGAACTGATCAGAGCGCAATGATTCGTGACGAACTATGCGGTCACCGGAGCTATACCACCTATGTGTGTCCTGAGGGGGATGTTGCGGTGCAGGAAGACCAATAA
- the mutS gene encoding DNA mismatch repair protein MutS yields the protein MKAVTPMMKQYQEIKNRQPDAILFFRLGDFYEMFGPDALLASRELEITLTGRDAGLEERIPMCGVPYHSAQGYISRLVEKGYKVAICEQVEDPAATKGIVKREIVRVVTPGTLMDTNILEEKSNNYLVAVAHIADEWGLAALDVFTGDYLAARWHDRDLAAFQAELLRLDPKELLVHPAVAANFPELTEGWKKQGILVSPYPVEGLTVEQATTVIKRQFNLSSLEAFGCAHWPAAIVAAAINLRYVQDTQKANLPHITRLRTYTTDRFMRLDPATRRNLELTQTMREGSRKGSLLGVIDKTVTAMGGRLIKRWLEQPLVDAEGICKRQAVVSALVDDGLLRQDLRAELRAVYDLERLAGKVAYGTANGRDLIALASSLETLPIILDKLRQGPPVLEKLASRIDPLTPVAQRITETLVDEPPVSVRDGGLIRSGFHPEVDELRESAGSGKEWLARIEQRERERTGIRSLKVGFNKVFGYYIEVSKANMTSVPTDYIRKQTLANGERYITPELKTYEEKILGAEEKLTQLEYRLFTELRDTVEAVLPQLQKTAEQVAHLDVFAALAQVAVEQGYICPDIHDCMEIHIQGGRHPVVEAHLGPGVFVPNDTRFSDGEALLLITGPNMAGKSTYMRQVALIVLLAQVGSFVPATSAAIGVVDRIFTRVGASDDLATGQSTFMVEMTEVAHILHHATPRSLVVLDEVGRGTSTFDGMAIAWAVAEAIQRLGAKSLFATHYHELVRLEETLPGVRCYTIAVRESGDDIVFLHQIRPGGVNKSYGIQVARLAGLPSSVILRAREILANLESDSKKRPDRNASEITTNTSPDQRVPVAVVANEASIHFAHKAAVPLYDDSDPGQLMLFGEQGHASTQLKGSEAMSRLAEELDRLDINRMTPLDALNWLAKQQKKLKRGR from the coding sequence ATGAAAGCTGTCACTCCCATGATGAAACAGTATCAGGAGATCAAGAATCGCCAGCCTGATGCAATCCTTTTTTTTCGTCTCGGCGATTTTTATGAGATGTTTGGTCCCGACGCTCTCCTGGCATCGCGGGAACTGGAGATCACTCTTACGGGACGGGACGCCGGTCTGGAAGAACGCATCCCCATGTGCGGCGTGCCCTACCACTCCGCCCAAGGGTACATATCGCGCCTCGTCGAGAAGGGGTATAAAGTCGCCATCTGTGAACAGGTGGAGGATCCTGCGGCGACCAAAGGGATCGTCAAGCGGGAAATTGTCCGTGTCGTCACCCCCGGCACCCTGATGGACACGAACATCCTTGAAGAAAAGAGCAACAACTACCTCGTCGCCGTGGCCCACATCGCTGATGAGTGGGGGCTGGCGGCGCTCGATGTCTTTACCGGCGATTATCTCGCGGCCCGCTGGCATGATCGCGACCTGGCCGCGTTTCAGGCGGAACTCCTCCGCCTGGATCCCAAGGAACTGCTCGTCCATCCTGCTGTAGCGGCCAATTTCCCCGAATTGACGGAAGGTTGGAAGAAGCAGGGCATTCTCGTCAGCCCCTATCCTGTGGAAGGCCTGACGGTGGAACAGGCGACGACGGTCATCAAGCGGCAGTTTAACTTGTCCAGTCTGGAAGCCTTCGGCTGCGCCCACTGGCCGGCGGCCATCGTCGCCGCTGCCATCAACCTGCGCTATGTCCAGGATACCCAGAAGGCCAATCTGCCCCATATCACTCGCCTAAGGACCTACACGACGGACCGTTTTATGCGCCTCGACCCAGCCACTCGCCGCAACCTGGAATTGACCCAGACGATGCGGGAGGGCAGCCGCAAAGGCTCCCTGTTAGGGGTGATTGACAAGACCGTCACGGCCATGGGCGGCCGGTTGATCAAGCGCTGGCTCGAACAGCCATTGGTTGACGCAGAGGGGATCTGTAAGCGTCAGGCCGTCGTTTCGGCGCTGGTTGATGACGGGCTCTTGCGCCAGGATTTGCGGGCGGAACTGCGGGCGGTGTACGATTTGGAGCGGCTGGCCGGCAAGGTGGCCTACGGCACGGCAAACGGCCGGGACTTGATCGCCTTGGCGTCGTCGCTAGAGACGCTGCCGATAATCCTGGACAAGCTGCGCCAGGGTCCGCCGGTGCTCGAAAAACTCGCCAGCCGAATCGACCCGCTTACCCCTGTGGCTCAGCGCATCACAGAGACGCTCGTCGACGAGCCGCCCGTCTCTGTCCGCGACGGCGGCCTGATCCGGAGCGGCTTTCACCCGGAAGTGGACGAACTGCGGGAGAGCGCCGGCTCCGGCAAGGAGTGGCTGGCCCGCATTGAACAGCGGGAGCGGGAGCGGACAGGGATCCGGTCGCTGAAGGTCGGCTTCAACAAGGTCTTCGGCTATTATATTGAAGTGTCAAAAGCCAACATGACCAGCGTCCCGACCGATTACATCCGTAAGCAGACCCTGGCCAACGGCGAGCGCTACATCACGCCGGAGTTGAAAACGTACGAGGAGAAGATACTCGGCGCCGAAGAGAAACTGACCCAGTTGGAATACCGCCTGTTTACGGAACTGCGGGACACTGTCGAGGCGGTGTTGCCGCAGTTGCAGAAGACGGCGGAGCAGGTGGCCCATCTTGATGTCTTTGCCGCCTTGGCTCAGGTGGCTGTCGAGCAGGGCTATATCTGCCCGGACATTCACGATTGCATGGAGATCCACATCCAAGGCGGTCGACATCCTGTCGTGGAGGCGCACCTGGGGCCCGGCGTCTTCGTGCCCAACGACACGCGCTTCAGTGATGGAGAGGCGCTGCTCCTGATCACCGGCCCCAACATGGCCGGCAAGAGCACCTACATGCGCCAGGTTGCCCTGATCGTGCTCCTGGCCCAGGTGGGGTCTTTTGTTCCGGCTACCTCCGCCGCTATCGGTGTGGTGGACCGCATCTTCACCCGCGTCGGCGCCTCCGATGATCTAGCGACAGGTCAAAGCACCTTCATGGTTGAGATGACCGAAGTGGCTCATATCCTGCATCATGCCACACCGCGCAGTCTCGTCGTCCTCGACGAGGTGGGGCGCGGGACCAGCACCTTTGACGGCATGGCCATCGCCTGGGCAGTGGCGGAGGCGATCCAGCGACTGGGCGCCAAGTCCCTTTTCGCCACCCATTATCACGAACTGGTCCGCCTGGAAGAAACACTGCCTGGCGTTCGCTGCTACACCATCGCCGTTCGCGAATCGGGTGACGATATCGTCTTTTTGCACCAGATTCGTCCCGGCGGTGTCAATAAAAGCTATGGCATCCAGGTGGCGCGTTTGGCTGGGTTGCCATCTTCCGTCATCCTGCGGGCACGGGAGATCCTGGCCAACCTGGAAAGCGACTCGAAAAAACGTCCGGATCGAAACGCTTCCGAGATAACGACAAATACATCCCCAGATCAACGCGTCCCTGTGGCCGTTGTAGCCAATGAAGCTTCCATTCACTTTGCTCATAAAGCCGCTGTCCCTCTATACGATGACAGCGACCCAGGGCAGTTGATGCTTTTCGGAGAACAAGGCCATGCTTCAACGCAGTTAAAGGGTAGTGAGGCCATGTCCCGCTTGGCCGAGGAACTTGATCGTTTGGACATCAACCGGATGACGCCTCTGGACGCCCTCAACTGGCTAGCCAAACAGCAGAAGAAATTGAAACGGGGGAGGTAG
- the mutL gene encoding DNA mismatch repair endonuclease MutL, whose product MGVIQRLDAHTVNQIAAGEVVERPASIVKELLENALDAGATRIDVTLAEGGKKLIRIIDNGCGMAADDAELCVERHATSKIRRAEDLMAVQTLGFRGEALPSIAAVSRLVITTRRSMDSQATRVRIEGGERYPIEAVGAPPGTTVQVEDLFFNTPARRKFLRSATAEGSACAEVIWRLAAAHPQVAFSLTQGKQTSFRSPGNNKSLETLSAVFGREIIPFLLPLSASAPDGWTLKGFVGSPSLHRNNRNHQNWFVNQRWVRCRSLSQAVEEAYHGMLPGGRFPFFVLHLELPPQTVDVNSHPTKQEIKIDRERDVADFTRQAVLQTLRSRSLSRPLWSAAPLRTDGAPLSQPTTRDLTLARQKDASPLTAIQGRISSAPTAFIGEKTAEGERWRQDRLLLHREGAVSQVSMPTEQERPENLERLGSAERLDRDDFKRQGKEPYRESDQELRPDCFRESLEETHPTEFPPESQSESILKCLPETLRHHRQDPSATKECQPEEGLAAGDVADWIPIGQFQRSYILAEGGDALYLVDQHAAHERVLYHELKERYLNEAGECASQQLLLPVTVTLTPAEFQGAIEAIAELRDAGLIVEHFGGNTLLIRAVPVGLPPGEEEGLFRDILNGLMKGLHDREVIRGAALSSMACRGAVKAGQAMSHAEMSALLQRLARLEGVDTCPHGRPYLLRIDRRELERRFYRS is encoded by the coding sequence ATGGGAGTCATCCAACGCCTTGACGCCCATACGGTCAACCAGATCGCCGCCGGCGAGGTTGTGGAGCGACCGGCCTCCATCGTCAAGGAACTCCTTGAAAACGCCCTCGATGCCGGCGCCACCCGGATCGATGTAACCCTTGCCGAAGGCGGGAAAAAACTGATTCGCATCATTGACAACGGCTGTGGTATGGCTGCCGATGACGCCGAGCTTTGTGTGGAGCGCCACGCCACGAGTAAAATCCGGCGAGCGGAAGACCTAATGGCCGTGCAGACCCTTGGCTTCCGGGGAGAGGCGCTCCCGTCGATCGCCGCTGTATCTCGTCTGGTCATCACCACTCGGAGAAGCATGGACAGCCAGGCCACACGAGTGCGGATCGAGGGCGGTGAACGCTATCCCATAGAGGCGGTAGGCGCGCCGCCAGGCACGACTGTGCAGGTGGAGGATCTTTTTTTCAACACGCCGGCCCGGCGCAAGTTTCTCCGTTCCGCCACAGCCGAAGGTTCCGCCTGCGCTGAGGTGATCTGGCGGCTGGCCGCAGCCCATCCCCAAGTCGCTTTTTCACTGACCCAGGGGAAACAGACTAGCTTCCGCTCCCCAGGGAATAATAAATCATTAGAGACCTTGTCGGCTGTCTTCGGCCGCGAGATCATCCCCTTTCTGCTGCCGCTGTCGGCCTCGGCGCCGGACGGCTGGACGTTGAAGGGTTTTGTCGGATCGCCGTCGCTGCACCGGAACAACCGCAATCACCAGAACTGGTTTGTCAACCAGCGTTGGGTGCGCTGCCGCAGCCTGAGTCAGGCCGTCGAAGAGGCCTATCACGGCATGCTGCCGGGGGGGCGGTTTCCCTTTTTTGTGCTCCATCTCGAACTACCGCCACAGACGGTTGACGTAAACAGCCATCCGACCAAGCAGGAGATCAAGATCGACCGGGAGCGGGATGTGGCTGACTTCACGCGTCAAGCGGTGTTGCAGACCTTGCGGAGCCGATCCCTTTCGCGACCTTTGTGGTCAGCGGCTCCGCTTCGAACCGATGGGGCGCCTCTAAGTCAGCCGACCACTCGTGACTTGACTCTGGCGCGTCAGAAAGATGCTTCGCCGCTTACGGCGATACAGGGGCGTATTTCATCGGCCCCCACCGCTTTCATAGGGGAAAAAACGGCGGAGGGAGAGCGGTGGAGACAAGACCGGTTACTGCTCCATCGAGAAGGTGCTGTTTCGCAGGTGTCAATGCCAACGGAGCAAGAGCGCCCAGAAAACCTGGAACGTTTGGGAAGCGCGGAACGCCTGGACCGCGACGACTTCAAAAGGCAGGGGAAAGAACCCTATCGGGAATCGGATCAGGAACTCCGTCCAGATTGTTTTCGGGAGTCTCTTGAGGAAACACACCCGACGGAATTTCCTCCGGAATCACAGTCCGAATCAATCCTGAAATGTCTCCCCGAAACGCTCCGACACCACCGGCAGGATCCAAGCGCAACGAAGGAATGCCAACCGGAGGAAGGGCTGGCGGCTGGGGATGTTGCCGACTGGATCCCCATCGGCCAGTTTCAGCGTTCCTACATCCTGGCTGAGGGCGGTGACGCCCTTTACCTGGTGGACCAGCATGCCGCCCATGAACGGGTGCTCTATCATGAGTTAAAAGAGCGCTACCTGAATGAAGCCGGCGAATGCGCCAGCCAACAACTGCTGCTGCCGGTGACGGTCACCTTGACGCCCGCAGAGTTTCAGGGGGCCATCGAGGCCATCGCCGAACTCCGTGACGCCGGTCTGATCGTGGAGCACTTTGGCGGCAACACCCTGCTGATCCGGGCTGTTCCGGTCGGCCTGCCGCCGGGAGAGGAAGAGGGTCTTTTCCGGGATATCCTCAACGGGCTGATGAAAGGCCTTCACGACCGGGAGGTCATCCGGGGGGCTGCTTTGAGCAGCATGGCTTGCCGCGGCGCTGTCAAGGCGGGCCAGGCGATGAGCCATGCCGAGATGAGCGCCCTCTTGCAACGGTTGGCACGGCTGGAAGGGGTCGACACCTGCCCCCACGGCCGTCCCTATCTGCTACGCATCGACCGGAGGGAACTTGAACGCCGCTTTTACAGGAGTTGA
- a CDS encoding class I SAM-dependent methyltransferase, translating to MAQQEHRLKQDSGQTAPFGPEHRPEPCFEHRSKELLVTTVHKSTPVLEERARALAAELGADFVPREGKSAERLTREAGDNGLLIVEKNNLTLYQGEETFFFHPNMAVLRIQALKKGQRDPLVHALDIRSGDRILDCTLGLGADALVAAFAAGDEGAVTGIEHNRLIALIVREGLQHFRHRRSDDLHRAMARIRVLQGDHRALLKGFSNGSFDSVYFDPMFRQALRASNGIGGLRQLADPRPIEADVIAEARRVARRRVVMKERRDSPEWERLAPEHVECGKYAPVAYGIWSGGGEVLGGERYT from the coding sequence ATGGCGCAGCAGGAACATAGACTCAAACAGGACTCCGGGCAAACGGCGCCGTTCGGCCCGGAGCATCGCCCCGAACCGTGCTTCGAACACCGGTCGAAGGAGCTTCTCGTGACGACGGTCCACAAAAGCACCCCTGTGCTGGAGGAGCGGGCCCGGGCGCTGGCGGCGGAACTGGGCGCAGACTTCGTCCCTCGGGAGGGAAAATCGGCTGAACGTTTGACTCGGGAGGCCGGAGACAACGGGCTGCTGATCGTCGAAAAGAACAACCTGACTCTCTACCAAGGCGAGGAGACCTTCTTCTTTCACCCCAATATGGCGGTGTTGCGCATCCAGGCCCTGAAAAAGGGACAGCGTGATCCGCTTGTCCATGCCCTTGATATCCGTTCCGGTGATCGGATCCTCGACTGCACCCTCGGCCTGGGCGCTGACGCCCTCGTGGCCGCTTTCGCTGCAGGAGATGAGGGGGCGGTGACCGGGATCGAACACAACCGACTGATCGCGCTCATCGTCCGTGAAGGGCTGCAACACTTCCGGCATCGGAGGTCCGACGATCTGCACCGGGCCATGGCGCGCATCCGCGTGCTCCAAGGCGACCACCGCGCGCTGCTGAAAGGCTTTTCAAACGGCAGTTTTGATAGCGTCTATTTTGATCCCATGTTCCGCCAGGCGCTGCGCGCCTCCAACGGGATAGGGGGGCTTCGCCAACTGGCCGACCCCCGGCCGATTGAAGCGGATGTGATTGCAGAAGCGCGCCGGGTCGCCCGCCGCCGTGTCGTCATGAAGGAGCGGCGTGACAGTCCCGAGTGGGAGCGCCTGGCGCCGGAGCATGTCGAATGCGGGAAATACGCCCCTGTGGCCTACGGCATCTGGTCTGGAGGAGGTGAGGTTCTTGGGGGCGAACGATACACGTAA
- the miaA gene encoding tRNA (adenosine(37)-N6)-dimethylallyltransferase MiaA — protein MQIVGPTAVGKSDAGIAVAQRFNGEIISGDSMQVYRGMDIGTAKLKQEERGGILHHMIDILDPDEPFSVADFQRRVTTLIPEIVSRGRLPILVGGTGLYVRSIIDHYEFTEEAIDLELRRRLEQEADTSGLEALHGRLAEVDPRAAARIHVNDRKRIIRALEVYQLTGRRQSDFHYADSVRQPKYQLAPIALTMDRQELYRRIDLRAQIMIESGLVEEVKGLLKRGYAPTLPSMQAIGYKEIVGYLQGEYDLAQALYLLQRDTRHFAKRQYTWFRRDTRLIWFAADAIERERLMEGIFDAVRNALGGHVERNINDGGALR, from the coding sequence GTGCAGATCGTCGGGCCGACAGCAGTCGGCAAGTCTGACGCCGGCATCGCCGTAGCTCAGCGATTTAACGGCGAGATCATCTCCGGCGATTCCATGCAGGTCTACCGGGGGATGGACATCGGCACAGCCAAGTTGAAACAGGAGGAACGGGGCGGCATCCTCCACCATATGATTGATATCCTTGATCCCGATGAACCCTTCAGCGTGGCCGATTTTCAACGGAGGGTGACGACCCTCATCCCCGAAATCGTTAGCCGCGGCAGGCTGCCCATCCTGGTAGGGGGCACAGGCTTGTATGTGCGGTCGATTATCGATCACTATGAATTCACGGAAGAAGCTATAGACCTGGAACTGCGCCGGCGGCTGGAGCAGGAGGCTGACACCTCCGGGCTCGAAGCGTTGCACGGCCGCCTGGCTGAGGTTGACCCGAGAGCGGCGGCGCGGATTCACGTGAATGACCGCAAGCGCATCATCCGCGCCCTGGAAGTCTACCAACTGACAGGTCGCCGCCAAAGCGACTTCCACTATGCCGACTCAGTCCGGCAACCAAAATACCAGTTGGCGCCGATCGCCCTGACGATGGACCGGCAAGAGTTGTACCGTCGCATTGACCTGCGTGCCCAGATCATGATAGAATCGGGGTTGGTGGAAGAAGTAAAAGGGCTCCTAAAACGGGGATACGCGCCAACGCTTCCATCGATGCAAGCCATCGGGTACAAGGAAATCGTCGGGTACCTTCAGGGCGAATACGACCTTGCTCAGGCGCTCTACTTACTGCAGCGGGATACGCGGCACTTTGCCAAGCGTCAGTATACATGGTTTCGCCGGGACACCCGGCTGATCTGGTTTGCCGCCGACGCCATAGAGCGGGAAAGACTGATGGAAGGGATTTTCGACGCCGTCAGGAACGCTCTTGGAGGGCATGTAGAGAGAAATATAAATGATGGAGGGGCACTCAGATGA
- the hfq gene encoding RNA chaperone Hfq, whose protein sequence is MTKQLNLQDAFLNQVRKENLPVTIFLVNGFQIKGMVKGFDSFTVFLDVEGKQQMVYKHAISTIMPLRPVSLSMDANKA, encoded by the coding sequence ATGACCAAACAACTCAATCTTCAGGATGCATTCCTGAATCAAGTGCGCAAAGAAAACCTCCCAGTCACCATCTTTCTGGTGAACGGCTTTCAAATCAAGGGGATGGTCAAAGGCTTTGACAGCTTTACTGTCTTCCTCGATGTAGAAGGCAAGCAGCAGATGGTCTATAAGCACGCCATCTCGACGATCATGCCCTTGCGTCCTGTCTCTCTTTCCATGGACGCCAACAAGGCTTAA